One Maribacter cobaltidurans genomic window carries:
- a CDS encoding BLUF domain-containing protein — translation MLYINFEHPFDQLRKLALSLNADFKEFQDSAILTLNNDLGKGHVTTYNVLEGLNVRIYDITFNEEFKLTKMEQDPSIIYFLYCIKGHFFHKFENQEDYTKIYPRQNVIYSSAPKSPNIVTFPANVHLRLSAIFVKSVTKPSNSKRRTILESALDDITSFIQKDNPFSYYGEISPVTSKYAKILIDNNRTDAVGKLLVEGAVINTLASQVEHHDAAKEEAQIGFPLTNSEILKISEVAEYIAENIDQSLNIDHLSKTFGLSPKKLQAGFRHLFGESLGNFITHLRLEKGKELLQHTDLNISEVCYKIGFSSRSYFSKTFSERFGLLPSKFKNSLSSDDLVYELTYKSTMSDGIQLSDIEDIIEEAEPRNQEHNITGCLVCQNNNFFQLLEGPKSNVLYIYEKIKKDPRHYDLEILTRKINSNRFFPQWSMALLSEKDELKDTFKDRAVDLNLDTESILQGDNLHISSTVFWRRVLNMIKASKA, via the coding sequence ATGCTCTATATAAATTTTGAACATCCTTTCGATCAATTAAGAAAATTGGCCTTAAGCTTGAATGCAGATTTCAAGGAATTCCAAGATTCTGCAATATTGACCCTTAATAATGATTTGGGCAAGGGCCATGTAACCACATACAATGTTTTGGAAGGCCTCAATGTAAGAATCTATGATATAACCTTCAATGAGGAATTTAAGCTAACCAAAATGGAGCAGGACCCCTCCATAATCTATTTTCTGTATTGTATTAAAGGGCATTTTTTTCACAAATTTGAAAATCAAGAAGATTACACTAAAATTTACCCCAGACAAAATGTAATATATTCAAGTGCCCCAAAATCCCCTAATATTGTCACCTTTCCGGCAAATGTTCATTTAAGGCTAAGTGCTATTTTCGTAAAGAGTGTGACAAAACCTTCCAACTCCAAAAGAAGGACAATTTTGGAATCTGCACTGGATGATATTACTTCTTTTATTCAAAAAGATAACCCCTTTAGTTATTATGGCGAGATCAGTCCAGTGACATCCAAATATGCCAAGATATTGATTGATAATAATCGTACGGATGCCGTTGGAAAACTTTTGGTGGAGGGAGCGGTAATAAATACCCTTGCTTCACAAGTAGAGCACCATGATGCTGCCAAAGAAGAGGCCCAAATAGGGTTTCCTCTAACCAATAGCGAAATTCTGAAGATATCCGAGGTTGCTGAATATATTGCAGAAAATATAGATCAATCCCTTAATATAGACCATCTATCCAAAACTTTTGGGTTATCGCCAAAAAAACTTCAAGCCGGTTTTAGGCATCTATTTGGGGAAAGCCTAGGTAATTTCATAACACATTTACGCCTGGAAAAGGGAAAAGAACTATTGCAGCATACGGATTTAAATATATCTGAAGTTTGTTATAAAATTGGGTTTTCCAGTAGAAGCTATTTCTCAAAGACATTTTCAGAAAGGTTTGGACTTTTGCCCAGTAAATTTAAAAACTCACTTTCCTCGGATGATTTAGTATATGAACTGACCTATAAATCTACCATGTCCGATGGTATTCAACTTTCCGATATCGAGGATATTATTGAGGAGGCAGAACCAAGAAATCAAGAACACAACATTACGGGCTGCCTTGTTTGTCAAAATAACAATTTCTTTCAATTGTTGGAAGGGCCTAAATCCAATGTGCTGTATATCTATGAAAAAATTAAAAAAGACCCAAGGCACTATGATCTGGAAATTCTTACCCGTAAAATAAATTCCAATCGCTTTTTTCCACAGTGGAGCATGGCCTTGCTTTCCGAAAAGGACGAATTGAAGGACACCTTTAAGGACAGGGCAGTAGATTTAAATTTGGATACGGAGAGTATTCTGCAAGGTGACAATTTACATATAAGTAGCACGGTCTTTTGGAGAAGGGTCCTAAATATGATAAAGGCTTCAAAAGCCTAA
- the uvrA gene encoding excinuclease ABC subunit UvrA → MINYEENIEVKGARVHNLKNIDVTIPREKLVVITGLSGSGKSSLAFDTIYAEGQRRYIETFSAYARQFLGGLERPDVDKIDGLSPVIAIEQKTTSKSPRSTVGTITEVYDFLRLLFARAADAHSYNTGEKMVSYSDEQIRNLIIDTYKDKKINVLAPIIKSRKGHYRELFEQIAKQGFVKVRVDGEIRDIVKGMKVDRYKTHDIEIVIDRLKVQESEELHKRLAETINTAMYSGDNVLMVLEEGSDVPRYFSRDLMCPTTGISYPTPEPNTFSFNSPKGMCPNCSGLGHVYEVNEDKIFPNKKLSIKNGGIAPLGDYKKSWAFKQIETIAQRYGFELTDPINKLPTEAIEILLNGGNESFEVDSKSLGVKRTYKIDYEGISNFIKSQYDQAESTSIKRWAREYMDKIKCPSCEGTRLKKESLYFKIDDRNIAELANMDIAELANFFEGLEKTLEGNQLKIAEEIIKEIRTRIRFLLDVGLDYLSLNRSSKSLSGGEAQRIRLATQIGSQLVGVLYILDEPSIGLHQRDNSRLIKSLESLRDIGNSVIVVEHDRDMIERADHVIDIGPKAGKHGGEIISQGTPEDLKNHHTLTADYITGVKEIKVPKKRRTGNGKKIVLSGCTGNNLKNIKVEFPLGKMIGVTGVSGSGKSTLINETLYPIMNAHYFNGVKKPMPYKKITGLEHIDKVIDINQSPIGRTPRSNPATYTGVFSEIRSLFTKTPEASIRGYKPGRFSFNVKGGRCETCQGGGLRVIEMNFLPDVYVECETCNGKRFNRETLEIRYKGKSISDVLEMTINEAVDFFEAIPKIHRKLKTIQNVGLGYISLGQQSTTLSGGEAQRIKLATELSKRDTGNTFYILDEPTTGLHFEDIRVLMEVLNKLVNKGNTVLVIEHNLDVIKMVDHVIDIGYEGGRSGGKLIATGTPEEICEVEDSYTAEFLRKELKI, encoded by the coding sequence ATGATCAATTACGAAGAAAATATTGAGGTAAAAGGAGCGCGCGTCCATAATCTGAAAAATATAGATGTAACTATTCCAAGGGAGAAACTTGTCGTGATAACGGGTCTTTCCGGTAGTGGTAAATCATCCTTGGCCTTTGACACGATTTATGCCGAAGGACAGCGTAGATACATAGAGACATTTTCCGCGTATGCCCGTCAGTTTTTGGGTGGATTGGAAAGACCGGATGTAGATAAAATAGATGGATTATCCCCTGTAATTGCCATAGAACAAAAGACTACCTCAAAATCTCCTAGATCTACCGTTGGTACCATCACGGAAGTTTACGATTTCCTTAGATTGCTTTTTGCCCGTGCGGCCGATGCGCATAGCTATAATACAGGAGAAAAAATGGTAAGCTACAGTGATGAACAAATCAGGAATTTGATTATCGATACTTATAAGGATAAGAAAATTAATGTTCTGGCTCCGATTATAAAATCGAGAAAAGGACATTACAGGGAACTGTTCGAGCAAATTGCCAAGCAGGGATTCGTAAAGGTTCGGGTAGATGGTGAGATAAGGGACATTGTCAAGGGCATGAAGGTCGATCGATACAAGACCCATGATATTGAAATAGTTATTGACAGACTAAAAGTTCAGGAAAGCGAGGAGTTGCATAAGCGACTGGCAGAAACCATCAATACTGCCATGTATAGCGGTGATAATGTTTTGATGGTACTTGAGGAAGGTTCTGATGTTCCAAGATATTTTAGTAGAGACCTTATGTGCCCAACCACAGGTATCTCCTACCCCACCCCGGAACCTAATACATTTTCCTTTAACTCCCCAAAGGGAATGTGCCCCAATTGTAGCGGTTTGGGCCATGTTTATGAAGTCAATGAGGACAAAATATTCCCCAACAAAAAACTCTCCATAAAAAACGGAGGTATAGCGCCATTGGGGGATTATAAGAAATCATGGGCTTTTAAACAGATTGAGACCATCGCACAGCGATATGGATTTGAGCTCACGGACCCAATCAATAAATTACCAACAGAGGCCATTGAAATTCTCCTGAACGGGGGAAATGAAAGTTTTGAGGTAGATTCCAAATCATTGGGCGTAAAAAGAACATATAAAATTGATTACGAAGGAATTTCCAATTTTATCAAAAGCCAGTATGACCAAGCGGAATCAACATCCATAAAGCGATGGGCCAGGGAATACATGGATAAAATAAAATGTCCCTCCTGTGAAGGAACCCGTCTCAAAAAGGAATCACTATATTTTAAAATTGATGACAGGAATATTGCAGAATTGGCCAATATGGATATTGCCGAGTTGGCCAATTTTTTTGAAGGTCTTGAAAAGACCCTCGAAGGGAACCAATTGAAGATTGCGGAGGAGATCATCAAGGAAATTCGCACCAGAATTCGCTTTCTTTTAGATGTAGGCCTGGATTACCTTTCCCTGAACCGTAGCTCAAAATCATTATCTGGCGGTGAGGCACAAAGAATCCGCTTAGCGACCCAGATAGGCTCTCAATTGGTAGGTGTACTTTACATTTTGGACGAACCTAGCATCGGCTTGCACCAAAGGGACAATTCCCGTCTTATTAAGTCCTTGGAGTCCTTGAGGGACATTGGTAACTCCGTTATTGTTGTGGAGCATGATAGGGACATGATCGAGCGTGCAGACCACGTTATTGATATAGGACCAAAGGCAGGTAAGCATGGAGGGGAAATAATTTCCCAGGGAACGCCAGAAGACCTTAAAAATCATCATACACTTACTGCGGACTACATTACCGGAGTAAAAGAAATAAAAGTTCCTAAAAAGCGGAGAACGGGAAATGGTAAAAAGATAGTTCTTTCTGGTTGCACAGGAAATAATTTAAAAAATATTAAGGTTGAATTTCCATTAGGGAAAATGATAGGGGTTACTGGAGTATCCGGAAGTGGTAAATCCACCTTAATCAACGAAACCCTCTATCCTATCATGAACGCCCATTATTTCAATGGTGTTAAAAAACCAATGCCTTATAAAAAAATTACGGGCCTTGAGCATATAGATAAGGTAATCGACATCAACCAATCTCCAATTGGCAGAACACCGCGCTCCAATCCGGCCACCTACACTGGGGTATTCAGTGAGATTCGGTCGTTGTTCACCAAAACTCCCGAAGCGTCCATACGAGGCTATAAACCGGGTAGATTCAGTTTTAATGTGAAAGGAGGAAGATGCGAAACTTGCCAAGGTGGAGGGTTAAGGGTAATTGAAATGAATTTTCTGCCTGATGTCTATGTAGAATGTGAAACCTGTAATGGTAAGCGATTTAATAGGGAAACACTAGAGATACGATACAAGGGTAAATCCATTTCCGATGTATTGGAAATGACCATCAACGAGGCAGTGGATTTTTTTGAGGCCATACCCAAAATACATAGAAAGCTAAAAACCATTCAAAATGTGGGATTGGGGTATATTTCCTTGGGTCAGCAATCAACAACACTTTCTGGTGGTGAAGCACAAAGAATTAAATTGGCCACTGAACTATCCAAAAGGGATACGGGAAATACCTTTTATATTTTGGACGAACCAACAACAGGTTTGCATTTTGAGGATATAAGGGTACTTATGGAAGTATTGAACAAGCTGGTGAATAAAGGGAATACGGTTTTGGTTATTGAACATAACTTGGATGTAATAAAAATGGTAGACCACGTTATTGATATAGGATATGAAGGTGGTCGATCAGGTGGCAAGTTGATTGCTACCGGAACCCCGGAAGAAATTTGTGAGGTTGAAGACAGTTATACGGCAGAGTTTTTGAGAAAAGAATTAAAAATATAA
- a CDS encoding LOG family protein: MRNEKHHKGWNEIKTNDSWALFKIMGEFVNGFEKMSKIGPCVSIFGSARTKEGNKYYELAVNVSKKIAEAGYGVITGGGPGIMEAGNRGANLAGGTSVGLNIELPFEQHDNPYIDEDKSLDFDYFFVRKVMFVKYSQGFVVMPGGFGTLDELFEAITLIQTNKIGKFPIILVGSDFWNGLFDWVKNTMLSFGNISSEDLDLIKIVDTENEVVEIIDAFYKGHTLSPNF, translated from the coding sequence ATGAGAAACGAAAAACACCACAAAGGGTGGAACGAAATTAAGACAAACGATTCTTGGGCCCTTTTTAAAATCATGGGCGAATTTGTGAACGGATTCGAAAAAATGAGCAAAATAGGCCCATGTGTTTCCATTTTTGGTTCTGCAAGGACCAAGGAAGGCAATAAATACTATGAGCTTGCCGTAAATGTCTCCAAAAAAATAGCGGAAGCTGGTTATGGCGTAATTACCGGAGGTGGGCCAGGTATTATGGAAGCTGGTAACAGAGGCGCAAATTTGGCAGGGGGCACTTCTGTGGGCCTCAATATAGAACTTCCTTTTGAGCAGCATGACAATCCTTATATCGATGAGGACAAAAGCTTGGATTTTGACTATTTCTTTGTAAGAAAAGTCATGTTTGTGAAGTATTCCCAGGGGTTTGTAGTCATGCCGGGTGGATTCGGAACCTTGGATGAATTGTTTGAAGCTATCACACTGATACAAACCAATAAAATTGGTAAATTCCCTATCATCCTTGTAGGTAGCGACTTTTGGAACGGTTTATTTGATTGGGTTAAAAACACAATGCTATCCTTTGGCAACATTAGCTCAGAAGATTTAGATCTGATTAAAATAGTGGATACCGAAAATGAGGTAGTGGAAATAATAGATGCATTCTATAAAGGCCATACCTTAAGTCCTAATTTTTAA
- a CDS encoding gluzincin family metallopeptidase: MQFKKSLLALLYLLVSWGGLAQYETNLTVRLNDFTKELDIKQEFNYYNDSNYNLGIIYFNDWAHAYSNKNTGLAKRFAQEFKKSLHLAKKNERGYTTIISAVDGQYEGLEWERTQDDDIIKFRLNKPLLPRKTVKLIITYKVKLPPNKYTDYGYDNKGNYYLKDWYLTPAVYDGKWHLYSNKNLEDLYTNITKTSIDFTYPKGLFLSSNFKENKKTETSSSQQVELIAENQKSAEIILSVQNLFTTHITPHMKVVTDISAPRYDPIAQGISINRITDYIERNLGEYPHDKLLVSEMDYNKNPLYGINQLPSFIRPYEQQFQFEMKFLKTALNSILRETMFLDPRKEQWLNSAIANYLMIGYVEEFYPNQKLLGNLSRIWGLRSFNLAKMGFNEQYPFLYNLTARKNLDQALTTPNDSLIKFNQKIANKYKAGLGLAYLADYIGKEKVDESIKTFFKYYQLNKVKVLDFESILKRSTEKDINWFFSEYVSTDRKIDFKIKKVDKTEDSLKVTIKNKEGTNVPISMFGLKNDSLVSKYWFKDIKTLETFTVPNNQEDRLVLNYDQIIPEFNQRDNWKSLKGFLSSNKKLKFSFFKDSENPYYNQVFYVPVLNFNIYDGWVPGMRLYNKTLLERPFVYDFAPSYSFREKAFVGYGKFTYRKYLSKSGLYVANYSLGGSTSHFNVNSRYSSITPALSFGWRPENLISNKRQVLSFRFVNILRDFDESLSDLANDPENPDYSVFNARYLNRDNNILDYKSWFLDFQLAGKFSKLSFEYEYRKLFENNRQFNFRFFAGKFLSNNTDSNFFSFALDRPTDYLFDYGYLGRSEDSGIYSQQIIIAEGGFKSFLDERYRFSDNWMATVNTSFNLWKWIELYGDAGLVKNNGFKEKFVYDSGVRLNLVTDYFELYFPLYSNNGWEISQPDYGEKIRFIITVSPKTLTGLFTRKWF; encoded by the coding sequence TTGCAGTTTAAGAAGTCACTCCTTGCCTTACTATATTTGTTGGTGAGCTGGGGAGGATTGGCCCAATACGAAACCAATCTTACTGTAAGACTAAATGATTTTACCAAGGAATTGGACATAAAGCAAGAGTTCAATTACTACAACGACTCCAACTATAACCTTGGGATTATCTATTTTAACGATTGGGCGCATGCCTATTCGAATAAAAACACGGGGCTGGCCAAAAGATTCGCCCAAGAATTCAAGAAAAGCCTTCATTTGGCAAAAAAAAATGAGCGAGGTTACACGACCATAATAAGTGCAGTCGATGGACAGTATGAAGGTTTGGAATGGGAACGTACACAGGATGATGACATCATAAAATTTCGGTTGAACAAGCCTCTATTACCAAGAAAAACGGTCAAGCTTATTATTACTTACAAGGTCAAGCTTCCACCAAATAAATACACGGACTACGGTTACGACAACAAGGGCAATTATTACCTAAAGGATTGGTATCTTACTCCGGCCGTCTACGATGGAAAGTGGCATCTCTATTCAAATAAGAATTTAGAAGATCTCTATACCAATATCACTAAAACTTCGATTGACTTCACCTACCCCAAAGGCCTATTTTTAAGTTCCAACTTTAAGGAAAATAAAAAAACGGAAACGAGTAGCAGCCAGCAAGTGGAGTTAATTGCTGAGAATCAAAAAAGTGCTGAAATAATCTTAAGTGTTCAAAATCTTTTTACCACACATATTACTCCACATATGAAGGTGGTGACTGATATTTCTGCACCAAGATATGACCCTATTGCCCAAGGAATTTCAATTAACAGAATTACCGATTATATCGAAAGGAATTTAGGTGAGTATCCGCACGACAAATTATTGGTCAGTGAAATGGACTACAATAAAAATCCGCTGTACGGTATAAATCAATTGCCTTCATTCATTCGCCCTTATGAACAACAGTTTCAATTTGAAATGAAATTCTTGAAAACGGCCTTAAACAGTATCCTTAGGGAAACCATGTTTTTGGACCCTAGAAAAGAACAATGGCTGAACAGTGCTATTGCCAATTACCTTATGATAGGCTATGTTGAGGAGTTTTATCCCAATCAAAAATTGTTGGGAAATTTATCACGTATTTGGGGGTTAAGAAGTTTTAATCTGGCAAAAATGGGTTTTAATGAACAGTATCCTTTTTTGTACAATTTAACCGCTAGGAAAAATTTAGATCAGGCACTTACCACACCAAACGATTCCTTGATAAAATTTAACCAAAAAATCGCCAATAAGTACAAGGCTGGTCTAGGTTTGGCCTATTTAGCCGATTATATTGGAAAGGAAAAGGTGGATGAGAGTATTAAGACTTTTTTCAAATATTACCAGCTAAACAAAGTTAAGGTTCTGGATTTTGAGTCCATTCTTAAACGTTCCACGGAAAAGGACATAAATTGGTTTTTCAGTGAATATGTATCAACGGATCGTAAGATAGACTTTAAGATAAAAAAAGTGGATAAAACCGAAGATTCCCTAAAGGTTACCATAAAAAATAAGGAAGGAACCAATGTACCCATAAGTATGTTCGGACTTAAAAATGATTCCTTGGTTTCAAAATATTGGTTTAAGGATATTAAAACCTTGGAAACATTTACGGTGCCCAACAATCAAGAAGATCGATTGGTCCTAAATTATGATCAAATCATACCGGAATTCAACCAAAGGGATAACTGGAAGTCCCTTAAAGGCTTCTTGTCCAGTAACAAAAAATTGAAGTTCTCATTTTTCAAGGATTCCGAAAACCCCTATTATAATCAGGTTTTCTATGTGCCGGTTTTAAATTTTAATATATACGACGGATGGGTTCCCGGAATGAGACTTTATAACAAAACTTTGTTGGAGCGCCCCTTCGTTTATGACTTTGCCCCCTCCTATTCCTTCAGGGAAAAAGCATTCGTTGGCTATGGAAAATTTACCTACCGTAAATATTTGAGCAAAAGTGGTCTTTACGTGGCCAATTATTCACTAGGAGGCTCAACATCCCACTTTAATGTAAATTCCAGATATTCATCAATTACCCCTGCTTTAAGCTTTGGATGGCGCCCGGAGAACTTAATTTCCAACAAAAGGCAGGTATTGTCTTTTAGGTTTGTAAATATTTTAAGGGATTTTGATGAAAGCCTTAGTGATTTGGCCAACGATCCGGAAAATCCCGACTATAGTGTATTCAATGCAAGATATCTCAACAGGGACAATAATATTCTAGATTATAAATCGTGGTTTTTGGACTTTCAATTGGCTGGAAAATTCAGTAAACTTTCTTTTGAATACGAATACAGAAAATTGTTCGAAAATAATAGGCAGTTTAATTTTAGATTCTTTGCCGGTAAATTTTTGAGTAATAATACCGATTCCAATTTTTTTAGTTTTGCGCTGGACCGTCCAACTGACTATCTGTTTGACTATGGTTATTTGGGTCGTTCAGAAGATAGTGGCATATATAGCCAGCAAATTATTATAGCAGAAGGAGGGTTCAAATCCTTTTTGGATGAACGCTACAGATTTTCTGATAATTGGATGGCCACCGTTAACACAAGCTTCAACCTTTGGAAGTGGATAGAATTGTATGGCGATGCCGGTTTGGTGAAAAATAACGGGTTTAAAGAAAAATTTGTTTACGACTCTGGCGTACGGCTAAATTTAGTTACCGATTATTTTGAACTTTATTTCCCATTGTATTCCAATAATGGGTGGGAAATTTCACAACCGGATTATGGGGAAAAGATACGTTTCATCATTACGGTAAGTCCAAAAACACTGACTGGGTTGTTTACGAGAAAATGGTTTTGA
- a CDS encoding alpha-ketoacid dehydrogenase subunit alpha/beta — translation MKVSSKTSNDISFEDFKEQILSDYKIAFLSRTCSLLGRKEVLTGKAKFGIFGDGKELPQLAMAKSFQNGDFRSGYYRDQTFMMAIGHLKPKDFFHGLYATTNIEKEPMSAGRQMGGHFVTYSLNEDGSWKNLTEQKNSSSDISCTAGQMPRLLGLAQASKVYRELKDLDSSKFSDNGNEVAWGTIGNASTSEGMFWETINAAGVLQVPMVLSIWDDEYGISVPAKYHTTKEDISKVLSGFQRDENNPGIEILKVKGWDYTALMHTYENAADIARQEHVPVVIHVTELTQPQGHSTSGSHERYKDDERLAWERDNDCNKRFREWILESGIAREEELANIEKQIKRTVREAKKEAWTEYLEEHLSLKKTLVQLINEAANVSSNKNFLAKIKNDLIATDEPVKKDLAVAARKALRYLVGESSKEREDLANWLNKFLSESQPKFSSHLYSENDNRATKIKAIPPKYDSEKTEKVDGRVLLRDNFDKLFERYPNALVFGEDTGAIGDVNQGLEGLQAKYGNTRIADTGIRETTIVGQGIGMALRGLRPIAEIQYLDYIFYTLATLTDDLASLLYRTYGKQKAPLIIRTRGHRLEGIWHSGSEMGGLIHVLRGIYILAPRNMTQAAGFYNTLMKSDEPALIIESLNGYRLKEDKPNNLGEFCTPIGVVEKVKEGTDITLVSYGSTLRIVEQAAKELLEVGIDAEVIDAQTLLPFDIHGDTVKSLQKTNRLLVIDEDVPGGCSAYLLTEIIEKQGGYKYLDSAPQTLTAQAHRPAYGTDGDYFSKPNVEDVFEKAYAIMNEANPSDYPRLR, via the coding sequence ATGAAAGTTTCTTCCAAGACTAGCAATGATATATCATTTGAGGATTTTAAAGAACAAATACTTAGTGACTATAAAATTGCATTTTTAAGTAGAACCTGTAGTCTGCTTGGAAGAAAAGAGGTGCTTACCGGTAAGGCCAAGTTTGGAATTTTTGGTGACGGAAAGGAACTACCTCAATTGGCCATGGCCAAATCCTTTCAAAACGGTGATTTTAGAAGTGGATATTACAGGGACCAGACCTTTATGATGGCCATAGGCCATTTAAAACCTAAAGACTTTTTCCACGGCCTGTATGCCACCACGAATATAGAAAAGGAGCCCATGAGCGCTGGTAGGCAAATGGGCGGACATTTTGTGACCTATAGTCTAAATGAGGACGGTAGCTGGAAGAATTTGACCGAACAAAAAAACAGTAGTTCCGATATTTCATGTACTGCGGGTCAAATGCCACGATTATTGGGCTTGGCACAGGCTTCAAAGGTGTATCGGGAATTAAAGGATTTGGATAGTTCCAAATTTTCAGACAACGGAAACGAAGTCGCTTGGGGAACAATTGGAAACGCAAGTACCAGCGAGGGAATGTTCTGGGAAACCATTAATGCTGCGGGAGTCCTTCAGGTTCCCATGGTTTTAAGTATTTGGGATGATGAATACGGAATTTCGGTTCCTGCAAAATACCATACCACCAAAGAAGATATTTCAAAAGTCCTATCGGGTTTTCAAAGGGATGAAAACAACCCGGGAATTGAAATTCTCAAAGTAAAGGGATGGGATTACACGGCACTTATGCATACCTATGAAAATGCCGCCGATATTGCCAGACAAGAACATGTACCCGTAGTAATCCACGTTACCGAACTGACCCAGCCACAAGGACATTCTACCTCTGGCTCTCACGAACGCTATAAAGATGATGAACGCTTGGCATGGGAAAGGGATAATGATTGCAATAAAAGGTTCAGGGAGTGGATATTGGAATCCGGGATTGCCAGGGAAGAAGAGCTGGCCAATATTGAAAAGCAAATAAAGAGAACTGTAAGGGAAGCCAAAAAGGAAGCCTGGACGGAATACCTTGAGGAACACCTCTCGCTGAAAAAAACTTTAGTACAACTCATCAATGAAGCGGCAAACGTTAGTTCAAATAAAAATTTCCTGGCAAAGATTAAAAACGACCTGATTGCAACCGATGAGCCCGTAAAAAAGGATTTGGCTGTGGCAGCTCGCAAGGCATTACGTTACCTTGTGGGGGAAAGTTCGAAGGAACGGGAGGATTTGGCGAATTGGTTGAATAAATTTCTTTCTGAATCCCAACCAAAGTTTAGTTCCCACCTGTATAGTGAGAATGACAATCGGGCTACCAAAATAAAGGCCATCCCACCAAAATATGATTCTGAAAAAACTGAAAAAGTAGATGGGCGCGTACTTCTACGGGACAATTTCGATAAACTATTTGAACGATATCCCAATGCCCTCGTTTTTGGGGAAGATACTGGTGCCATCGGCGATGTAAACCAAGGTTTGGAGGGTTTACAAGCAAAATATGGCAACACCAGAATTGCGGATACCGGAATACGGGAAACCACCATTGTAGGCCAAGGAATTGGCATGGCGTTAAGAGGGTTACGACCTATCGCGGAAATTCAATATCTAGATTACATATTCTATACCTTGGCCACCCTTACAGATGACTTGGCCAGTCTTCTTTACCGAACGTACGGCAAACAAAAGGCACCATTGATTATAAGGACCCGTGGACATCGTTTAGAAGGAATATGGCACTCCGGCTCAGAAATGGGCGGACTTATTCATGTTCTTAGGGGAATCTATATCTTGGCTCCAAGAAATATGACCCAGGCGGCAGGTTTTTATAATACCCTAATGAAAAGTGATGAACCTGCCTTGATTATTGAAAGTTTAAATGGGTATCGCTTAAAGGAAGATAAACCAAACAACCTTGGGGAATTCTGTACGCCCATTGGTGTCGTGGAAAAAGTAAAGGAGGGAACGGATATCACCTTAGTGTCCTACGGATCTACACTGCGCATTGTGGAACAGGCCGCAAAAGAGCTGTTGGAAGTAGGTATTGATGCCGAAGTTATCGATGCCCAGACCTTGCTACCTTTTGATATACACGGCGATACCGTAAAAAGCCTTCAAAAGACAAATCGCCTTTTGGTAATCGATGAAGATGTGCCGGGAGGATGTTCGGCGTATTTGCTTACAGAAATCATTGAAAAGCAGGGTGGGTATAAATATTTGGATAGTGCCCCACAAACCCTTACCGCACAAGCACATAGACCTGCGTATGGCACAGATGGGGATTATTTCTCAAAACCCAATGTTGAGGATGTTTTCGAAAAGGCATATGCAATTATGAATGAGGCTAATCCTTCGGACTATCCTCGCCTTAGATAG